From Papaver somniferum cultivar HN1 unplaced genomic scaffold, ASM357369v1 unplaced-scaffold_51, whole genome shotgun sequence:
gtttggaacaaagattgagaattattagatgtcaaaaattatattatgatgatgaagatagtgctaatgaagaatcggaaatgtgtaggaatagtgatcaggaatttgttaccccagttgagccttataatgattatattatttctggttaagatcctaataattttaaaaattattcacctattcaaaaggacgaggatttgactagagatacccccgtttcagacgatgtagtatgtcctgtttacgaaaccaagaaaggtttagaggaaccggtttatcctgagaatactgttttagagtcatacgatttagaaacaatagtcttagatgaactcgtagagatgagtgaggatgcaccgcaagattacaacttagaataATCAAtggcccattttcaagaatctgatgacctacaaattagggaagttgtgactagtctatctagagacactgaaaactctaagtttgggggtgagtatcatcctccGTGTggtttaactcttagtaaggtccctcacttgggacttcaCATCAattcctcaaccatcttacaagattatcttcatactcgttttccagaacctaatgatatccaacaagagtctcaactgttagaaacccatcctctggttgatgtggttaacccaggcaataataccaagattgattttgttttcccaccaaatagttttcttccaaatatgggaacatatagatttcaaatgtgtcgaatattaagttgtgagactaaacctaaatgccttaggaaattagaatcgacacatttgcttaagaatgaccactactctcactgtggtcaattatgtaagtcaaacttgattgacttagaggatcctcagttatttaggttattattattttgtgattcgaagttcttatttgagtttttccagactctaggacctaataatttggatccaacctatgaggaaatgcatctgaggaaaatattttatttaggccctttcatagaacctgaacctgaaccacaattagatataaatatcttaatcagtaaactagataagggcatgctatccttgttcactttcttgggttattgtagtttcctttggtcagctctatttcgttttgaagacccacagttatttcgactgttactttatggttcgagttgactaatcctttcctaagtctggctgaagactttaaacttagcacttcttgggaggtaacccaatctcatgcgacacggtaatatctttacttatctcttttgcttctattggtaacagtttctccttgttcgttcttttaatttcatctttagaacattgaggacaatgttagatttaagtttgggggtatgggagaaactttttagttgcataataaataaactccagagcctagaaatttatgcttatttaggatggcactaaccaatctaggtggatggaagaattttggttttaggagttgagggaccaatctgactagatggaaacatctaaagagtctattcataaaagcacagagctcaggtgttagaaataacatgatagtttcgccatatctcgttgagtccttttcatttctgtttctatttttatttttaaactatgtttctccaggtgattaggtggggctcacgattcaagttgttaccactgctagggtaaaatagagtgactgagtattgaaaaaaaaaatgaaaaaaaaatgaaaaaatgaaaaaaaaaaaaNNNNNNNNNNaaaaaaaaaaaaaaaaagttttagaccagaccatttgaccaaacggaataaaattcaataaagtcgaccactggaacccttgtatatgccagttgtgttgacctagagttaggattatcgaacactggttcccttgtatatgccagtgatttgatattagtcagactatctcagtcatttaggataggtttattttggcagtggccttcagacagatatgagaaacatcgttcacctagttaacatcaaaaccatctatattttttctatatccatctcttaatctatccatatgattagtctgactccgattatgatgtccatcgtgaaactatcttagtagagctctgtcacttttatgaattttagtatgcttgagtcaaaactcgtatacagcaattggaatttcgcgtcagggtacttcctcctataattaataagtatgccaaccaaggaggttctttagtgctttccaagattttgcgtagatagttagggtatgGAGTAATGATTTTGTGAGTATATCTCtaataagccctcccgagactataactcggccactagggacacctaagggtttaaaggcttattgcatatgctaaatgcaatcgacgatgcctgcgaaagtgagttaggattttattttgtagttttgatttgctcgaggactagcaaataataagtttgggggtatttgatagacacacttttgtgtctaatttgtcctcaatgtccgtattgttggaactctatttttgtactaatattgtgtttttatgtatttttaggaaataaacatttttggaaaattcgtctcgaaaagttgattttggcacccggaggacaagtgttattcggactctcgattttggataaggggtaacctaattactaagggccaccccaggtcacccccaaggcagctgctattcgcacccctactctggatagggtgctaccagtttcttccccatttgaatcgaatttggcgggaaattctttcacgtctgcatgaatttTGGATTCGAACTctcgggcagttttaaagagattcaacaatgtAAAACATTTGGGCTGGACTTGGTAGAGCAAAACAGCattagtttaatcaattggatcaactgAATTGGGCTAGATCGAGTGAAACGGAGCTCAACGGGGAACTGCAGTAAAGAAGAAATATTTCATCGAATATTTGATTCGATGCGTATTGCATGGGacaagattttcttctttactcaacaaaattcgtccctatcaaatcaggataaaaaaggaaagacagcttagaagacgcaaagaagagaaagaaaatattctcgtatctgccagttttgaagagaaattatATGGAGTTAACTCAAAATATTTCAatgcctgtcgagtataaaaaggcaTGTTGGGTCGATTAGGAAAAGGGGTGCTGAGAGTTGGGAGTAGAGAGGAGAgtgctgcagaggaagaatccaccatttttctctgttgctgctgctgccattgatgaagatgaagaacacgaagaacagacagccaaaaaccgtcgtttttcaacagtgacaacgaccagtccctgtgggtcgtagtcagctacgcagacaacagcagtattcttttatcgttctttgtaacggtgtttgcaacaattataaacgttgcaaacacccgattttcatcattttctctttatttcatcactgtgaaccatttttgagccataaataattattttgagaacatttttactatgatgagttaaaccccaacactgggacgacggaggaggccgagcttcatacatgggtaatttaattaattctttttaagacttttgcattaaaaattaattgaaatatgatttgattaaattgggtgttatttgattagatggatcatgcttagcttaggtgatttgatgttccatgcttaacatttacaatcaattttttgagaatctactttggcaaaataagagtccatatagcttatgttttgagcgattattgtcgagaataattcattgagccctattttatgaagattggccgaatcattagtcccagtacctctcaccattgttaatattttattgtatatatttatcttttttattaagtctaaaaaattatccttcacaaatccgagagtttgaaccttcattactacaaccacaaaccataatcaaaaatattaatcaaccagttgttggtcatttgaagaatTCTCCAGTtcgttggagagagttcgggcccagtatgagcaattgagcaaattaggtcagaattatgaaaacatgtgggaccggctttgtgcaagccctaggaatgactctggttggTAATGGAGGCATGCATGTGCTGCCGTGGTGTtcatgtttccatactgagagtttcagtattttaaaaacccacatcttttaacattttgaaaaaccatttttctgacgatctctaagaaagtaaatcaaccactattatcgaggatgagattacttactcaccttcacatccgattgcattgatggtaacaccactctcacggcatccaatagaaacgtcttcgctcctcgtcttcatctttttggtcttcgtcttcggcttcaactattgatgataaacttttgaacttcgtaatttcttgacaatttgtaactctttaccttgaatacttgtcgcttgaaacttccttatatattttccttccccacggcttattaaataaatattaaaaacaatgataaatttttctcttgtctcattttctctctctccttttttttccattttttttttgattaggacaagaaaaataaatacaaaacaaagtgaaaataaaacaaaccgtgGCCGTGGGAGAAGTATTTTACCGCTTGAtccttcacaacttgtatcgtctcgaaatcataaacttcaacaaTTCTCACCTTTTTAttctctttgctcttgtaaataagtcttcaacttggatataaaattccgctcattatatgttgctttacttggatatgaaatttacttttttcttgttccgttgcttgtaaaccttgaactttttcaactttccttgtagatattgatgtcgctcccttgttgatgatgatggtgtttctatggatccgttgttgtcgagagagagaatggtgctaactgcaaatcgaactacaagaaggaggctttcatctatagacgtcaccctcatgattgacaaaattagcactcaagagatcaaagagtagtgcttctattggtaggaggttgggtagctcaccattctacccggaattaacgtatggtgacacacgctcaaaagaaagctctttagttatttatgaAGAAATCTGGTCTGTGCCTCGCATAATATAAATAAGGTAGTCTTCGCTAATGATTGATcatcaactctaataatgcatttctcacTGCTTCTAATTTGCATcactggcatgattaaatccattatttaacactctaacaagcaagaaatctgaATGTAGTTACTaatacttccaagttcagttatgtcggtcagaattctctatgtgaacatccctagaagtatgctagtgactctagaatctctacaagttggaggttttatgcaaattttttttaaataaatgaaATGCTtaatcactcccccacacttaaaccttacattatcctcaatgtaattgaatcgtccaagtaaagtcaaggtgggaaatcttagtatgatatggaacaagaaaaataaataaacaaaacaaaaagaaaataaaaagtaaaaggataagaaatacaaaacctatgggttgcctcccattaagcgcttgttttaaagtcgatgACCCGACTTAGCTCTTGCATGATTCATTAACCCGCATCAATCTCTTTAATGGGAAAACATGACTTAACATCACTTGGGTATATCATTGTCTCAAAGATATTGAAGTGGATGACCgcaccatcaaactccatagtcaatGTCCCATtttggacatcaatcttcgttccAGCGGTGCTTAAGAATGGTCTACCCAATAACAAAGGTGTAGACTTCGGAGAGTTCTCATCATTCATGTCTAAGACATAGAAATCGGTCGGGAATACAAGCTTattaacctgcaccaaaacattctcaacaatccctttcgggtaaacattagatcGGTTATCAAGTTCAAGAACTACTCCGGTCTCCTTAAGAGGACCGAGATTTAAAGAATCATAAATTGAGGAAGGCATAACATTAATCGATGCTCCCAAATCTAGCAAAGCTCGAGTAAACCTTGTTTTACCGATTGTGCAAGGTATGGTGAAACTACCGGGGTCCTttaatttaggtgggagtttcttgaGAATGAACggcgaagcattctcccccacactcatgACTTCATTCCCTTTTAATCTTTTCTTATTCATGCACAAATCCTTTAAGAACTTTGCACAACGAGGAATTTGTCGAATAGGttcaatgagtggaatattgACTTGTACTTTTTTAAGGATATCCCAAATATCCTTGTATTCCAACTCTTTCTTCGACTTAGAAAATAGGCTACGAAATGGGGGTGGAGTGGTGAAAgtaggaaccggttccttggaATTATCCTTTGGTGTGgtttcttctttgtcttcgaCTAACTTTTCATGCACCTTATCTTGTTGATTTGGTTTCTCCACTTGTTTTCCACTCCTCAAGGAAATTGAGTTactctctcttggattcacaaatggttgtgaaggaagctttgtggattCTTGAGCTTTCAATAGGTTCACATCGGTCgccaattgtcccatttgggtttccaaagccttaatggccgattcattcttttgttggctttgttggctttgttgtaacatagaagtcagaccttgcatgccttgcattaacgcattgagcttgtcatcactcgaagaatcacactccttgacttgttgtggttgggattgttgttgaggttggaagcgtgattgttggaaaccaccttgttgcacatatggattaggagcctcCGCTTCCTTGTtcgcataactaaagttaggatgatccttccaaccgggattgtaagtattggagtatggatcgtactttggcctttgatttggatacaaagcatttacttgttcggtctcatcataTGAAGGTATGATAACTGCAGCCATCCTTTGCATCATTATCTCCATGTTCCCCATCCTTTGTTCAAggatgatgaatcactaacttcatgcactcgcctaaccattggttcttctCTTGTGTATAATTGTTTCGAGTTCGCcaccatactctcaatcaactcggtagcttgggccaccgtcttgttcattagtgcaccaccacccgcggtgtcaagaagagatctatcacttgggtggagatcttcgtagaagtattgaagTATCATGACGTCACTGAATTTATGGTGTGTACAGCTTGCcatcaatctcttgtatcgctcccaacattcatacaatgactctcccacattttgcttcatcccacaaatctccttgcgaatttgagtagcttttgaggcaggaaaatatctctcgaggaaaagtttcttcatccattccatgtggtgatacttccggaaggcaaataaaacaaccattccttagcattgcccgccaaagagaacgggaaagctttcaacattgctccatccgcattagtttccggtggaagcatagccatgactatggtttggaagtccataagatgcttgtttggatcttcattaaCCATGCCATGAAATTTTGGTAACTATCTAATCAACCCTGGCTTGATCTTgaaggttgagttagtttggatacaccattgttgtgtatcgagcttgtgagaagctagatccttgagtgtacgatcaaccatttcttcttcgtctatatcggaatctgcaaactcactagatgaagaaggaggaagcggagtgttaaccgctcgaaagaGGTCCTTTAGTCGAGTGTCGGATCGAAAACGTATACCAATTAGACTCGGTCTtccctctttaagcattcaccaacgatatagtacctgaaacaagattctcgaaaactaagttagatacgatatagaatctaacaaagcaagaataaagcaaaaataaaaaataaaacaactaaatcgtccgctgctccccggaagcggcgccaaaatttggtgcGTTtcttaaccacaacaaattaattaatatttttctcactaattaacaagtaatatagcgatagtaaggatcgttcccacgaggagcaagaggttttagttgtcttataatgtcacaaaaaagggggttttagattttataaagtaaaagaataaacaaagaaattaaaaagataaagttgaaatcaataagagagattagatcaaggaatccttcttcgttgcaaaataaagttcttttccactttttattagtcacagattatcaccagctgtaggtaaagcagctagctcattGCTAAAcgcctaaatccctagtatcaccggatacggaagttcccgactaccggattctattcaccaaaacacctagtagtagctcactcaatatgtaatttagttaaacacattaagatttatgaatttattggGTTGATATccgtagttagactcttagctcaaggtctacttcgtaacgttgttttcacacacaattgctccacggaatccctccgcaaggtatcGTGTTtcctacttgtgtaaagagtcaagaaacgattacttatcccctaactttcactagctttagatcaattaataaatcaatttagttggccacctaaacaatttatcaatcaaccatgaatgtataaacattcatattagtaaaaacaagcgataatcatgtgaaaaacttcaaagtagatttaaaaacaaaactcaaaacatgttaagaactaggaattcatcctcaatcaataagaaaattagttactcatgtttttgaaattcacacaaataattaaagggagaatttttaaagttcacacaaataattaaaagaagaattttgaaagcaagaaaaaacacaagtgttgtgtgtgtagaggaacttctctatttataggcttcaatttcctagcaataaAATACCTTTCCCTTTGTAAGTCTTATCTCCAAGTCACtgcctttctcaaatcttccatcttcactttccaaattcaagtcaaattcctcaaacccatgagtctagagaattcttcacaaatttctgtaTTTTTAGTCGCCTAAAAAGTTCTCGGCATCACCGGAATTCGACCTGAAAATTCACCGCCGGTTACCTGAGATTCTTCATTGCAGAAGCAAAACAATCAAACCCATTTCTGAATTTCATCTCAACTCCACCAGAAACCCATATTCTTCTTCGAATTGCTCCATTCAAAACCCATCTGCTCTTCTCGATCTACTGAATCTCGATCGCTACATTCATGGCTGTAAATTCAATATAAttttatcaccaccaccatatgGCTCAAACCCATCTCCCGTTTCATCATTTAACAGCTTGTTCTTCTTCTCGATTCACAAATCCCATCTCACCGGAACGtatatgaaaccctaacttcaatttctaCAACAAAACCACTATTTTTCCTCCTTCACTGAGATTCAAACATCAACTCTGTGTCTAGATCTTAAATTCATCAGTAAACCCTGAACATCATGGATTTATCCTTTTAATCcacttcaatttcatctctcagTTTCTCAATTGGCTGAAAATCATTTCGATTTTCAGATCCCCTTTTATTTTTCTCGAACAAcaacttttattttcttctcaatttctgctacaaatgattgagaaagaagagatatttctcgA
This genomic window contains:
- the LOC113342978 gene encoding uncharacterized protein LOC113342978; the protein is MGQLATDVNLLKAQESTKLPSQPFVNPRESNSISLRSGKQVEKPNQQDKVHEKLVEDKEETTPKDNSKEPVPTFTTPPPFRSLFSKSKKELEYKDIWDILKKVQVNIPLIEPIRQIPRCAKFLKDLCMNKKRLKGNEVMSVGENASPFILKKLPPKLKDPGSFTIPCTIGKTRFTRALLDLGASINVNKLVFPTDFYVLDMNDENSPKSTPLLLGRPFLSTAGTKIDVQNGTLTMEFDGAVIHFNIFETMIYPSDVKSCFPIKEIDAG